The DNA region ACGCTGACTGATACAAGCGATGCTTTGtaccaaaagaaaatgaagagatataTTTAAGacactcaaagaaagaaaatgtgagttAGGGATTTTAGATCTAACAAAACTGGTTTTCAAATATAAAAGGTCTAGACAAACTATTATCAAAATGCAAGAAGTTGAGGAATACTGTTCCCGTGAGTCCTTCCTAAACTATCCGGTACTAGAAAATGACCTTGaggcaaaactaaaacaaacttGCTGGAGTTAGAACTGGTGATAAGCATTGAACTGATTGTTACTTGTAGAACTAAATAAGGATTAAAAGGAAGATGTTATAGATTTTTAACTGAAGTAGCGTTGACTCACAATTactcaagtgtacagcaaagtgattcagttaacaCACATCTCTATATACTGTTTCAGATTCCTTTAACTATTGCTGCAagttattattgggcttccctggtggctcagttggtaaagagtctgctgcaattcaggagacacaggtttgatccctgggtcgaaaaaatccccctggagaagggaaaggcaacccactccagtattcttgcctggtgaatcccatggtcagaggatctgggtgggctacagtctgtagggttgcaaagggtcagacactactgagcaactttcacgttCACAAGACATTGAaataggtccctgtgctatacagttaattcttgttgtttattttatatgtagtaatgtgtatgtgttaatcccaaattcccaatttatcccaccactcctttcccctttggaaaccatctatgagtctgcttctgtcttataaataagttcatttgtatcattttttatattccacatataagtgatattgtatgatatttgatctctctttctctgtttggctTACTTTTCagttagtgtgataatctctaggtccatccatgctgctacatatggtatttattattctttttatggctgagtagtgtaacattgtatatatgtaccacatcttctttatccattcatctgttggtgggcatttaggttgcttccatgtcttggctgttgtataTAGCGCTGCTATGAATATGATGTGCATATGTCTTttcgaattagagttttcatctttatcagatacatgcccaggaatgagattgtGGAATCATAAGGTAGctctatttgtagtttttaaaagaatctccatactgttttccacagtggctgcaccaatttacattcccaccaacagtgtaggagggttcccttttctctacaccctctccagcatttattatttgtagacatttaaatgatggctgttctgactgatgtgaggtgatacctcattatggttttgatttgcatttctctaataattaacagttaagcaccttttcatgtaggTTAGGGTCTTGAATTTGTACAGCCATAGAGTTCTGGGTGGGCTACAGGTGCTGTTccgggctgggtggggagggaaagggagagactCAAAGAGACTCAAAATGCTAATCTTGGCATTAGCGAATGCAAAGATTATACCTATGGGATGAAAGCTGATAAATCTGCAGGAGTTTTGAAGTAGCTATGCTGGTCATTGGTTCCTATTTCAGTATCTAAACCTGCTGAGTTTATTTCGAGGGTAGCCAGTCACTGACCATAGTCATTCCTACTGTATCATTACTATTAGCAGATGCTGCTCTTCTTCCTTGTTCCTAACTGTATCCATGTGTTAGCTTTGCTGGCCTGGATGGGATGAAATATATACACGGCCTTTCTAAGGTGCCCCCCAAAGTCTGGGGAATCTGCTTGTttactctgttctttctttcctggcAAAAGGAATGATGACAACATTAATGTAGGCTTGCAAAAAGAATAAATCTGGATCAGAGCAAGTCTCTTGATCTAGCTGCTTGGTTGTGGAAAATACACGGGACAGAGGTGTTGAACTGCACCATTAATAGGAAATCAGCAAAATCCAGTAACTCCACTGGTCAAACAGCCTGGGTTCTCCAACATAAATTATAAGGATAAGgggaaaagagggaaggagaaactATGGAGtaaaggagatgtaaaagacatatCATGTTTAATTAATGAGCAACACCACAGTGTTACACATGCACACTTGAGTGATAAAACCAAGAAGTGCAATGAAATGATGGCTATAAAAGTCAGTAAGTTAGTTACTTTTGAGAGAAAGGTATGTGGGGAGGAAGGAGTTGTGATCAAGGTTGGTTTGTCCTGTTTTGGTCAAACATTAGGGTGACATCTACTCAATTATAAGTACCTCGGTGGTGGCAGAGACCACATGTCAACTCATCTTcatttcccagagcacagagacaGTAAGTAATAACCGctcaatacatatatattaagtgAGTGACATGTGAttggtttgtatttcttttgtctGTCAAGGAAGTATCCCTGGTTTGTTCACAGTTCCATTGGACAGACacgttgcttttttttttttatagcatgCTTGTCTAATCAGCCCAGCCAGTAGGCAAGGATGTCTAGGGACAAAGTATAATCCTagtcagggtcacacagctgataagtGCTGTGTGGATCCAggattggacagaggagccggctacagtccatgggttcacaaagagttggacacgactgagcacacacattcaaTCTTCCTTCTTCCAGGACTGGAACCTAACAGAGCCTGTGTTCTTAACCACCACTCTTCTGAAATCCTGTGATGGAGAGACTGTAGGAAGTGGGAGCCTTTGAGTCCATCAGGGACTCCATTCCTCCTTCTGGGATTTCAAGTAtctattcagtcactcaatttttgaaaaatcttttttttcaaaaaatcttttttttttaatgtaaaaatgtatgtataaaataaatgcacGATGCTGCTCTTGTCATTTTGCCCCAGGATTGTGATCACTATAAAGAGTCCCCAGCCCATCCATAAACTGCAGAAGGAAAATTCAGGCCCTTCTGGTCACTCTCGTTTCATTCACAGGGAGGCACGAAGTGTTCAAAGTTCTTAGGCCAGCTCTGAAGTCCCCATAGCTAGCCTGTTTCTCCTGGCTTTATGGGCACCCGGAGGTTCCTCCATCTAGTACTGCTTGGTAGTCAGCAGGTGGCGCACAAAGCTCAAAGTAGGCTAAAGAGCCTTCCTGGGTTTGTCAGTTATCTTTTgaagatgggggcttcccaggtgttgtcagtcgctcagtcctgtctgactctgtgaccacatggactgcagcacaccaggcttccctgtccttcaccatttcccggagtttgctcaaactcacgtccattgagtcgatgacgccatccaaccatctcgtcctctgtcatccccttctcctcctgccttcaatctttcccagcatcagggtcttttctaatgagtcagttctttgcatcaggtggccaaggtattggggcttcagcttcagcatcagtccttccaatgaatattcaggattgatttcctttaggattgactggtttgatctccttgctgtccaaggaatcaagagtcttctccaggacaacAGTTTGACAGCATCAGATCTTCAgccctcagtcttctttgtggtccaactctcacatccatacatgactactagaaaaaccataactttgacaagacagatctttgttggcaaagtgatgtctttgctttttaatgtgctgtctgggtttatcatagcttttcttccaaggagcaagcatcttttcattttatttctatagtcactgtccacagtgattttggaacccaagaaaataaagtggggACAGGGTGATATAGGGCAGATAATTAAATGATATAGGGCAGGATGGTTAAATGCCCTGGGACTCAAGCAGTCAGGTTCACTTCTCATAGATGAAGCACATTGTCCATCACTGATGGAGGCattgcttcttttttcccccttaagatgtatttatttattttgactgtgctcagtcttcgttgctgcgtgggctttctttagttgcagggagcaggggctactagtttcggtgtgcaggcttctcactgtggtggcttctcttgtttcggagcatgggctccagagctcaggtttcagtagctgcagctcacgggctccatgggctctagagcgctggTTCAGTTCTTGTGGTGGACCAGCTTAGTTGCTtcgcagcatatgggatcttcccagacgagggatcaaacccacgtcccctgcgttggcaggcgaattctcaACCAATGGACCAGGAGGAAACCCCAGGAATTGCTTCTTAACTGTGAAGAAAGGGACTTGAAGTCCAAGTAATGGTGGAAATTTAGGCATCAGGAGTGTGTGCATCTATAGCCCAAGGTCAGGGTGAGCAGGAGAGATGGGGTGGAGAGGACTGGCCCCTTTTGTTGGCTTTACTGTTCCTCCCCAGTCACAAATGTCTCTCTTCagcttccctatagctcagacggtaaagaatctgcctgcaatgcaggagacctgggttcaatccctgggttaggaaaatcccctggagaaggaaatggcaatccactccagtattcttgcctggagaatcccatggacagaggagcctggtgggctacagtggatggggtcacaaagagtcagacaccactaagtgactaacacacacactgttcCTCCCCAGTCACAAATGCCTCTCTTCAGCTTGTAGTTAAGGATGGATCTACCTTCGCAGAGACCAACATTGTGCCCTGGGATGCTGCGTCTCTGATCCACGATGCCCAGTGGCCCCCTTTCTCCCTCTCAGATCCTGGCCCTGGCTCAGCACCATGTTTCTCTGGCTCCTAGCCTCTGCTTCTGGACTTTGTTCTGAGCTTGGTCCCCAGATATCTGTGTTTCACACAGTTACCAGGAGATCTTGTCTATCAGAGTCAAGCTGGGTGCCCCGAGCCCCAGCATCCATTCTGGGGTCATGACTGGAATTGCACCACCATGGCCAATGGATTATGTGTCTTAGCTTGGTTCTCTGACATAGGTTCTAACAGTTTAGGTCAGGAGGGCAGATCCTGGGTGGAAAAAGGAATGTCTAAATGCTCTCCGCCAGCCTGAACTACTTCTCACCCTCAGGGAAACACTGGTGCTTCAACTTTCTAAGCACCCTGCTTCCCCAGTGAGAGCTGTGAATTTTGAATGACTGGTCTGCCTCCAATTGGCAAGAGGAAGTGGATTGAAAGTCCTTATTAACCTTTTCCTGAAGATGCTCCTCCTCCTGGCTTAGACATGGTGTTACCACCTCACTAGAGAAAGACCCGGATTTACAATAAGATAATAATTCTCCCTCAGACTCACTCCCTGTCGCATGATAGGTTAGAAATCTGGGAGCCTCACCAAATGTGGAGAGTCACTactctccttcctctgctctttTAGAGTTGACCGCCACCtaatgttgcttttaaaaaaaataaaaagctgctaGTGaaaggtgggatgcatgagacaagtgctcgggcctggtgcactgggaagacccagaggaatcgggtagagagggaggtgggaggggggatcgggatggggaatacgtgtaaatctatggctgattcatattaatgtatgacaaaacccactgaaatgttgtgaagtaattagcctccaactaataaaaaataaataaataaataaaaaataaaaaaataaaaggcagagacaaaaaaaaaaagaatggttaaATGCAATCATCATTtcaatttttacttctttaatttgTATAGTATATCTGAAaagctaagaaaatgaaaataaaattattaatgaaaaaaaaataaaaaataaaaaaaaataaaaaaaaataaaaagctgctagtggacttccctggtggcccagtgagtaagaatccacctgccaatgtaggggacccttgagctgcagctactgaagcccatgcaccctagagcctgggctccaccacgagagaagccaccatatTGAGaagcccgtgttccacaacaaagagtagtccTCGCTCActacaaatagagaaagcctgcacacgtcagtgaagacccagcgcaaccaaaaagaaatcaataatttTTATGAAGATAAGAAGCTGCTAGAGAGGCGAAGCAGCTTCTGGAAGGGTGGGAACATGGCGTGTGGATCCCTCCGCGACTCCAGTCGTGTAACCGTGCGGGATACCTTGTAGGCGGGTTGAAGCCTGGCCGCGGCCTCCACCCACCGCTGGCGCTAGAAGAGCGGGAAGCCCTTGGGCTGGGTGTCCTCAGCTTGGCCCTCAACCAGTGGCGCTGAAAAAGATACGGGGGATAGGGGTTGGTGGGGAGATGCAGGCGAAGTAGGTTTCTCTACAGATCCAGCGCCTTTAAACCCTGcgcacacttttttaaaaaggaagaaattaaggctTAAGGAACTAGAGAGTCGCCTGCAACAAGTGGATGGATTCGAAAAGCCCACGCTCCTTCTAGAACAGTATCCAGCCAGGCCGCACATTGCAGCATGTATGCTCTATACAATCCATAATACATATGATGACATTGAAAATAAAGTGGTTGCAGATCTAGGATGTGGCTGTGGAGTGCTTAGCATTGGAACTGCAATGCTAGGAGCAGGGTTGTGTGTTGGATTTGACATAGATGAAGATGCATTGGAAATATTTAATAGGAATGTAGAAGAGTTTGAGTTAACAAATGTAGATATGGTTCAATGTGATGTATGCTCATTATCTAACAGAGTGCCCAAATCATTTGATACAGAAATTATGGATCCTCCTTTTGGgaccaaaaataataaagggaCAGATATGGCATTTCTGAAGACTGCTTTGGAAATGGCGAGAACAGCAGTATATTCTCTACACAAATCCTCAACTAGAGAACATATTCAAAAGAAAGCTGCAGAGTGGAAGGTCAAGATAGATATTATTGCAGGTGGCTTTTGTTTTATAGAGCTGCGATAGGACCTGCCAGCATCATACaagtttcataaaaaaaaatcagtagacaTCGAAGTGGATTTAATTCGGTTTTCTTTATAATAGCCTCCAAAGACAAAAGCAGcttaaaatctaattaaaatgaataaaaaatttgtttattaaaaaaaaaaagaagctgctaGCCAAGCTCCAAATGCTTTGCTTCAAACACTGTTATGTAATAGAATGTTTATTCGTATCCAAAACAGTTATGTTATCATTGCATGTTATCTTATATTACTTAGTCAGTTGGGTTATTGCCTGGAAAGAAAGTTCATAGGAACTTTATTTTCTACTCTCCCCGTTAGGTGAAATTCCATAGTTAAGTGTATATCCAAAAAAGGGAGTCGGGCTCCTGGCATTGGTCCTGTTAGAGATGAAccacccctcccttcctcttcactGGCTTAGACACGATGGAGCCACCTCACTAGAGGAAAATCCCGTGCAAGAAAACCAACCAGCAACTCCCCTAAGGACCCCCTCCTCAACAAGAGCAAGTCCTCAGAAAGGGACCAGTGACATGTAAATGTAAACCACACCTAAGTGCATACCAGATTCTGGAAGAGAAAATTTGCATGTTGAGAAGATCAGAGATATTTTGTTTATTACTGTCAACACAATTCCAAGGACTTTTCTGGGAAGCAGATTTTGAGGGCAGCCAGCCAAGGGAAGAGGAGCATTATTTTACATCAAGCTGAAATTGTTGATATAGGTGGGCTTAACAGAGATTCTGAGTTCAGTATATTGTGTCACATGTGGGTGTGATTCTAATAGCTTCATAGATTGAGCAGTAAATTGCCAGGTACAGTTCTGGGTGATATAAAGGAAGTTTAGCTGCCATAAAACCTGGGCATTTTGCACAGGaagaaactaagacccagagacATAAGAAAGCTGGGTTAGTTCCAATATATGTCCCACCCATTCTCACGCTCTGTCCCCTTATAGGACCCAGAATTTTCTCCCCTCACTGAGACTAAGAAATTCATCAGTATGGgaagcattgtgtgtgtgtgtgtgtgtgtgtgctccatcgtgtccaattctttgtgaccccatggactatagcccaccaggctccttggtccatgggattttccaggcaagaatagtggagtgggttgtcatttcctcctccctgacccagagatagaacccaaatctcccaagtctcctgcactggcaggtggattctttaactgcACACATGGGAAGCGCATGGGAAGCATTGGTTCTTTTAAATGAGTTTTACTGgttctcctaaaaaaaaaaaaaaatatatatatatatatatatgttagtcaAGAAGATAGCTGGAAGCTGTACAATGACCATGCTTTCTTTCCTCTGCTCTGTAAGTTTTAATTTCACTAGTAGCctccatataaaataaaactacccACTCAGTTACCTCAACTTTGATTTACATTAAGGTCTCATAAGCAATTAAGAATTTTAGAAATtactaggacttccctagtggtccagtggctaagtctccgtgctcccaatgcagggggcccaggttctacccctggtctgggaacta from Cervus canadensis isolate Bull #8, Minnesota chromosome 1, ASM1932006v1, whole genome shotgun sequence includes:
- the LOC122446380 gene encoding rRNA N6-adenosine-methyltransferase METTL5-like, which gives rise to MLYTIHNTYDDIENKVVADLGCGCGVLSIGTAMLGAGLCVGFDIDEDALEIFNRNVEEFELTNVDMVQCDVCSLSNRVPKSFDTEIMDPPFGTKNNKGTDMAFLKTALEMARTAVYSLHKSSTREHIQKKAAEWKVKIDIIAGGFCFIELR